In the genome of Tripterygium wilfordii isolate XIE 37 chromosome 19, ASM1340144v1, whole genome shotgun sequence, one region contains:
- the LOC119985787 gene encoding protein EDS1L-like, whose amino-acid sequence MDEERVEDQIGIRREMIKKACSMAMKVHKYSEKQYLLEESRNSAEAIFSLPGFWHLNDWYTNKSFGQTKMNAKLFPSLRSIGNDEVALVNEAFLLKFEALVANPSFQKEVRSAISKKRQIVFTGHSSGGATAILATLWVLENLGGANQLAPLCVTFGSPLVGDWIFNHAIRRENWSRYFIHFVMRYDIVPRILLAPLSSVEQSLQLVLHVLNPNSTSAAQVGDGEASSLFMTVMRNASSVTSRTACKLMGSTNLLLETVSSFIELSPYTPSGTYVFCTRNQQHIVITDSEAVLQLLFYSSQLNAVIEQLDIAKRSLNDHLSYQNELQESLKMQNIHVLRNLGNLPLSSDAADGERAINMALNDLGLSTKARLCLRAAAEYEERRLKNQAKIDDQKADIEKGLSTLQDYKTKTEICKLGYYDAFKLSRATEDFEANVKRQELAGIWDEIIEMLKKYELPDGFELRKEWVDLGTRYRRIVEPLDIANYYRHLKNEDTGPYMVRARPRRYRFAQRWFEHASKIPNKPILESCFWAEVEELVRDCNPAMFENVKERILQFEQEVETWVRAGELGKDVFLEGNTFMKWWTTLPQQHRLQSSLSSLMNG is encoded by the exons ATGGACGAAGAGAGAGTGGAGGACCAGATAGGAATCAGACGAGAAATGATCAAGAAAGCTTGCTCTATGGCTATGAAAGTCCACAAGTATTCGGAAAAACAGTATCTTCTTGAAGAAAGTCGTAATTCAGCAGAAGCTATTTTTAGCCTTCCTGGATTTTGGCATCTGAATGATTGGTACACCAACAAGTCATTTGGTCAAACAAAGATGAATGCAAAGCTGTTTCCTTCTCTCAGAAGCATAGGGAACGATGAAGTAGCACTAGTAAATGAGGCCTTTCTTCTGAAATTCGAAGCTCTTGTCGCCAATCCTTCTTTCCAAAAGGAG GTGAGAAGTGCTATCTCAAAAAAGAGGCAAATAGTTTTTACAGGACACTCATCAGGGGGTGCAACGGCAATCCTAGCTACGCTCTGGGTCTTGGAAAACTTAGGTGGTGCCAATCAACTGGCACCGCTGTGTGTTACTTTTGGATCTCCCCTTGTTGGGGATTGGATTTTCAACCATGCTATAAGGCGAGAAAACTGGTCTCGCTACTTCATCCATTTTGTCATGAGGTACGACATAGTCCCTCGAATTCTGCTGGCTCCTCTATCCTCAGTGGAGCAGTCACTCCAGCTAGTCCTCCATGTTCTTAATCCGAACTCCACATCTGCTGCACAAGTTGGTGATGGGGAAGCTTCCTCTTTATTTATGACTGTAATGAGGAATGCCTCATCTGTAACAAGTCGTACAGCTTGTAAACTGATGGGGAGCACAAATCTGTTGCTAGAAACTGTATCCAGCTTCATTGAGCTAAGCCCTTACACACCCTCTGGAACATATGTCTTCTGCACCAGAAATCAGCAACATATTGTCATTACAGACTCGGAAGCTGTTCTGCAACTATTATTCTACTCTTCTCAGCTGAATGCTGTTATCGAACAATTGGATATTGCGAAGAGAAGCTTAAACGACCATCTGAGTTATCAAAATGAATTGCAGGAGAGCTTAAAGATGCAAAACATACACGTGCTTCGTAATTTAGGAAATCTGCCATTGTCTTCAGATGCAGCAGATGGTGAAAGAGCAATTAACATGGCCCTGAATGACCTTGGCTTG AGCACAAAAGCCAGGCTATGTCTTCGCGCTGCAGCAGAGTATGAGGAGCGAAGATTGAAAAATCAGGCTAAAATTGATGATCAGAAGGCAGACATAGAGAAAGGATTAAGCACGCTACAAGATTACAAGACCAAAACTGAAATTTGCAAATTAGGCTATTATGATGCATTCAAACTTTCAAGAGCCACCGAGGATTTTGAGGCTAATGTGAAGAGACAAGAGCTGGCGGGCATATGGGATGAAATCATCGAAATGTTAAAGAAGTATGAACTCCCAGATGGATTCGAGCTCCGGAAAGAGTGGGTGGATCTTGGAACTAGATATCGCCGCATTGTTGAGCCTCTAGATATAGCAAACTACTATAGGCACTTGAAGAATGAAGACACAGGACCGTACATGGTGAGGGCACGGCCAAGGCGATACAGATTCGCCCAAAGATGGTTCGAGCACGCTTCAAAGATTCCAAATAAACCCATCTTGGAATCCTGCTTTTGGGCTGAGGTAGAAGAGCTCGTTAGAGATTGTAACCCAGCCATGTTCGAAAATGTGAAGGAACGAATTCTGCAGTTCGAGCAAGAAGTAGAAACATGGGTTCGCGCTGGGGAGCTGGGTAAGGATGTATTTCTGGAAGGGAACACCTTCATGAAGTGGTGGACAACACTTCCGCAACAACACAGATTGCAATCCTCCCTATCATCACTAATGAATGGGTGA